ATGGAATGACCACTGGGCAACCACGGTTGACAGCCTTTACGCCCCACGAAATTTCTTCGATGATCCCTTAGGTTGCCTTCATGATATGTGGTCCAACTTTCTAATCTTACTGGATTTCCCCTTGGCATTATGGAGAACCTTGAACAATGTTGTGGGCCTTCTAATGGGCTATATAACCATTATCATTATACTGATAGAGGCCTTAGGTGGGGCAGCGGTTGGTGCTGCTGCAGGGGGTGTAGGAGCAATTCCGGGGTTCTTCGCAGGGGTGGCGGCAGGGCTGGCGACAGTAGCCCCTTTGGGAGAAGCGTTAATGGCTTCTTACCTCCTTGCGGAAAGTACCTCCGTTGTCGTGATCCTGGGCCGGTTGTATACAACAAGGCAAACCTGTGAGAAACGCCAGGTGGATATCTTAACTTCAGTGGCCAGCTTCATAGCAATGGCTGTTGCGTTAGCTCTTCAGCTACTAATGGCTCTTTTGGCTGAACTAGTAAGTTTGATTTCCAATTTACTAAAAGGCACACCCAAACCTGCTCCAGTTCCACAACCTCGGCCAAGTCCCCAGCCACAGCCCTTACCGCCACCGCAACCTCGGCCTGTGCCGCCACCACGGCCTGTACCACAACCTGTGCCGGTACGACCTGCACAACCTGTGCAACCCGCGCCACCCGGAGGAGGACAAGTCATACCGTTCCCACGTCGGCCAGCCACTCCTGCGAATCCGGGACGGATAGCAGCGAAATTTGAAGGGGGCCTAAATCAGACACCTCATGGGGATATAGCATCTGATGGCGAGTCAACTGCACTACCCACAATTAAACCAGATGTTAATCAAGAGCCTGCTGAAGGCATACAAACCATGCCTCTGTCTGGGGTTCATGTTTCTGAAAATGGAATTCTACAAACACAGCAAAGCTCCCGTAGGGAAAAGATTAATCCTGATGCGTGTGAACCAAAGAAAAATATATGTTATGAAAGATCAGTAACTTTTAACATTAACAGGGTCTCGATGAGCTTTATTGGCATAAACCCAACGCCTGATGATCTTCGGATTGCTGCCTGCCTCTTGAGAACAGCCACGGGCACTACGAGTCGTGCTTTTAGCTCCTTAAACGTTGCCATAGGAAAATTTTGGGTAAACAACAGCTTTGAATATATCCCTGGCGTTAATATACCAAGAGGGGATATACATTCTGAAGATATGATATTGATTGAGGCCAGAAGACGATTCGGGGAAGGCAATTACAAGCTGGCAGCACTTTTCTCAGAAAGAGTTCCCTGCCCTCGGTGTGCAGGAAATCTCAAAGGTACTCCTCTCACACCCGACTGCAAAATCTACTGTATTATTAACAATGACTATGACTGGCGGTCACTCAGAAGGAGTTATAATAAAGGCGTTTTGTTTTAATCCAATAGGCGTAACAGAGAACATATAGATAATCAGCCGCGCAGAACATCATGACACCCAATTTTATTGAAATGAATGACATAACAGCAGTCTTTTAATTTCTCACAAAACCAGAGGCATACTGTCTTGACGAATGAAACCTGTCTTTGCTAATAAGGAAGCTGCCTCCTCCACCAGGTCGTTTTCTCCTTTCTTCCGGAAAGGCAGCATGGAAAGCGTGTATGATGGTACTAACCCGCATTTTTTTAAACATCATCCGGTACAAGCCAAGTTCACTATTGGACGGCCCGGCGATAGGTATGAACAGGAGGCTGATGCCATGGCTGATAGAGTTGTGCAGAGGCTGAGTAATCCGCATACAGCACCGCCATATAGCCTTTCGGGTTCCGTACCCGGTAGCACTTCTTATGCTCAAACGAAATGTGCCGCTTGTGAAAAAGAGGAAAAACTACAGAAAAAAGAAGGGGAAGAAGATTTCCGGCGAGACAAAGGGTTGCAGCAAAAACCTTTCTTAGAAAGGATTGCTGCAGTTCCCGATGATGAAAAAAACCTCCGACGAAAGTGTGCCGCGTGCGCGCAAGCGGAGCACTTGCAAAGAAAGACGGGGCCTTCTTCCCCAGAAATCGCCTCCTCTTCTGTCGAAAGCACATTAGCAACGGCAAAAGGCGCAGGACGTCCATTGTCTGATAGCACCCGGCAGCAGATGGAGTCCTCTTTTGGCACCGGTTTCAGTGCAGTACGCATCCACACCGGCAGCACTGCTGTACAGATGAACAAGGCTCTGGGGGCACAGGCTTTTACTAATGGGAATGATATATACTTCGGTGCGGGAAAGTATGATCCCACCAGTGCTTCGGGTAAACATCTGCTGGCCCATGAACTGACCCACACCATTCAGCAGGGTAAAAATATCATACCCGCTGTTCAAAAGCAGGGTGAACCTCCCGGAAGTGCGGATCAGTCAGTGGAACAAGAGCCTGCCTGGGATCCGGAAGAGGTAATCATGAATTACCTGCAGGAATGGGAAGATGAAAAAAACGCTAAAAATGAAGAAGACAACTGGGGGCCGGTTGAGCTCTCTGATGAAGGCCCCAGTGCCTGGATAGGTTCTGGCCCGCGCGGACAAAGAAAGTACCTGTTGCTATATAGCGAATGGCAGAAATTAAGTGGTGATGAAACCTACAAAAATGGAATCGCAGCATCGTTTCTGAGAGAAGCGGAACCCGGAGAAGCATATTTAACTTCGCTAAAAGCGTCTTTGAACCAGGTTTCCACTGATGAACAAGCCACGCTGGCATATATCAATCAGCAGTTGGCATTAAGCGCTACCGCCGAAAATTTCATCGACCTGGAGCCATTCCGCTCTTTGGATGCTGCAAATGCTTTCCCAAACTTCTCCTGGCAAATAGTCATAAAGCTGATTGCCCCACCGGAAGCCCTGGATAGCCAGGTAAGCCAGGACTACACGCTGAGCAAAAAGTACTACGAATCCTATTGGGCGCAACTGGCGAATGACCTGTACACGAATGGGCTGCCGGTTTCATATATAAAATCCCTGAACCTATACAATTACAGGTTGATAAGGCCATTGTTAGTGAAGCGACTTCCTAATCTGCCCGATCAACCCTATATGCTCGAAAATTTTATAGCGCCCGGAGAAACAGGGCTATACTCCGCCATCATGAAGCATTGTGTATCCTCGTTTGCTTATTATGGCGCTTCTGCAGTAAAACTTGAGGTCCTGAATAAATGGAAAGAAGCCTCGGCTTTTCGATGGTTATCCTATGACACCAGGGCCATCAGCGATTTCCGGCAGGAGTATCCGACAGGCTTCAGTTACCTCGATCAATTTTATCGTTTTGAGCACAAAGGAGTCGCCTACTCCCTGGCGGAAATTGCCATTGCCATTCTCCTGCAGTTGGTGGGGGCTGGCGGCCAGAGTCCATATAAATTACTCGGATTTAAGAGCGCCGCGGCCCGGGATCTGGCCCCGGAATTCCTGAATCTTTTTGTTCAGCAGGCCTATCGCAATTTCGACGCCAACTTCCAACTGGCAGATGGCATGATCGCCTCGCTCTCCCCCAACGATAAGTTGCTTAAAGCGGTAAACTGGTCGCTGGAGAAAGGATTAGCCGGGCAAAGCATTAACATGCTGCTTGATAAACTCGACGAAATTCTGCTCGACATTTTAAAGGAATGGGCTAAACAAAAGGCCATTAAAAAAGGGGTTACTACCGTGCTTAATATTGTGGGGGCCTTTAACCCGCTGGGGCGGCTGGTGTCATTTGTTTATACGGCTTACGATACCTACGACGACATAGAAGACCTGACAGAAATTATCGGGCTGGTTAACTCCTTGGTGAGCATCATG
This window of the Pontibacter russatus genome carries:
- a CDS encoding eCIS core domain-containing protein, translating into MKPVFANKEAASSTRSFSPFFRKGSMESVYDGTNPHFFKHHPVQAKFTIGRPGDRYEQEADAMADRVVQRLSNPHTAPPYSLSGSVPGSTSYAQTKCAACEKEEKLQKKEGEEDFRRDKGLQQKPFLERIAAVPDDEKNLRRKCAACAQAEHLQRKTGPSSPEIASSSVESTLATAKGAGRPLSDSTRQQMESSFGTGFSAVRIHTGSTAVQMNKALGAQAFTNGNDIYFGAGKYDPTSASGKHLLAHELTHTIQQGKNIIPAVQKQGEPPGSADQSVEQEPAWDPEEVIMNYLQEWEDEKNAKNEEDNWGPVELSDEGPSAWIGSGPRGQRKYLLLYSEWQKLSGDETYKNGIAASFLREAEPGEAYLTSLKASLNQVSTDEQATLAYINQQLALSATAENFIDLEPFRSLDAANAFPNFSWQIVIKLIAPPEALDSQVSQDYTLSKKYYESYWAQLANDLYTNGLPVSYIKSLNLYNYRLIRPLLVKRLPNLPDQPYMLENFIAPGETGLYSAIMKHCVSSFAYYGASAVKLEVLNKWKEASAFRWLSYDTRAISDFRQEYPTGFSYLDQFYRFEHKGVAYSLAEIAIAILLQLVGAGGQSPYKLLGFKSAAARDLAPEFLNLFVQQAYRNFDANFQLADGMIASLSPNDKLLKAVNWSLEKGLAGQSINMLLDKLDEILLDILKEWAKQKAIKKGVTTVLNIVGAFNPLGRLVSFVYTAYDTYDDIEDLTEIIGLVNSLVSIMDEARNSKTVIQSQRSAAKLAEATVTIIPAILQILGSKVLDKISKGIVKDVGGTYSEAKRNKLLDDTSHKNDATTLKPEEVDAEVLTALKSKVYKSKNKEYDAIIILPNGHQWRRNKQGIWCRASNRCLLPSTNSEFINDLNGKVDQSIHEADIFDPDQAIPPGVKPRNVMAADIGVTLGREFAIENLKLEPMDLPNPLTKSDFSDTGFDDIMADANGNWYIIEFKGGKSEMDPGTATRPPQMSSGWVRHVIQRIRDKGPQWNFIADQIEAKLNNGQLFGYGISTPLDDAGNVLPTVIMPDYNRIQFR